One Streptomyces sp. NBC_01217 genomic region harbors:
- a CDS encoding LLM class flavin-dependent oxidoreductase — MEFGLFVQGYVPAARAEVDPEAEHKALIEETEYVIQADKSGFKYAWASEHHFLEEYSHLSANDVYLGYLAHATDRIHLGSGIFNPLAPVNHPVKVAEKVAMLDHLSEGRFEFGSGRGAGSHEILGFMPGITDMNHTKELWEETIAEFPKMWLQDEYVGFQGKHWSLPPRKILPKPYGKSHPAMWYAAGSPSSYAMAGKKGLGVLGFSVQKVSDMEWVVESYKTAVKDAEPVGDFVNDNVMVTSTAICAETHAKAVEIAVGGGLNYLQSLLFRYHDTFPRPEGIPEWPELLPEYSEEIIELLIAEELMICGDPDEVLRQCKRWEQAGADQLSFGLPIGMSRQDTLNSIRLIGEHVIPEIDTDPVHRTSRFRGAAGA; from the coding sequence TTGGAATTCGGGCTGTTTGTGCAGGGGTACGTGCCCGCCGCGCGTGCCGAGGTCGATCCCGAGGCGGAGCACAAGGCGCTGATCGAGGAGACCGAGTACGTCATCCAGGCGGACAAGTCCGGCTTCAAGTACGCCTGGGCCTCCGAGCACCACTTCCTGGAGGAGTACTCGCATCTCTCGGCCAACGACGTGTACCTGGGCTACCTCGCGCACGCCACCGACCGCATCCACCTCGGCTCCGGCATCTTCAACCCCCTCGCCCCCGTCAACCACCCCGTGAAGGTGGCCGAGAAGGTCGCCATGCTCGACCATCTGTCGGAGGGAAGATTCGAGTTCGGCTCGGGGCGCGGGGCCGGCAGCCACGAGATCCTGGGCTTCATGCCGGGCATCACCGACATGAACCACACGAAGGAACTCTGGGAGGAGACCATCGCCGAGTTCCCCAAGATGTGGCTCCAGGACGAGTACGTCGGCTTCCAGGGCAAGCACTGGTCGCTGCCGCCCCGCAAGATCCTGCCGAAGCCGTACGGGAAGTCGCACCCGGCGATGTGGTACGCGGCCGGGTCGCCGTCCTCGTACGCCATGGCCGGCAAGAAGGGGCTCGGCGTGCTGGGGTTCAGCGTGCAGAAGGTCTCCGACATGGAGTGGGTCGTCGAGTCGTACAAGACGGCCGTCAAGGACGCGGAGCCGGTCGGGGACTTCGTCAACGACAACGTCATGGTGACGTCGACGGCCATATGCGCCGAGACGCACGCGAAGGCCGTCGAGATCGCGGTGGGGGGCGGGCTCAACTACCTGCAGTCGCTGCTGTTCCGCTACCACGACACGTTCCCCCGGCCCGAGGGCATTCCCGAGTGGCCCGAGCTGCTCCCGGAGTACTCCGAGGAGATCATCGAGCTCCTGATCGCCGAGGAGCTGATGATCTGCGGCGATCCGGACGAGGTGCTGCGGCAGTGCAAGCGGTGGGAGCAGGCGGGGGCGGATCAGCTGAGCTTCGGGCTGCCGATCGGGATGAGTCGGCAGGACACGCTGAATTCGATCCGGCTGATCGGTGAGCATGTGATTCCGGAGATCGATACGGATCCTGTGCACAGGACCTCGCGGTTCCGGGGGGCGGCGGGGGCGTAG
- a CDS encoding SDR family NAD(P)-dependent oxidoreductase, with protein sequence MGELDGRVVLISGAARGQGEQEARLFAAEGARVVIADVLDEQGEALAKELGEDVARFVHLDVSREEGWRAAVAAAKDAFGRIDGLVNNAGILRFNELVTTPLEEFQQVVQVNQVGAFLGIKNVAPEIEAAGGGTIVNTASYTGLTGMAFVGAYAAAKHAVLGLTKVAAVELAAKGIRVNAVCPGAVDTAMTNPAALDPAADPEESRAAVAQLYKKLVPLGRIGQPEEVAALALFLTSDDSSYITGQPFVIDGGWLAGVSLF encoded by the coding sequence ATGGGAGAGCTGGACGGGCGGGTCGTGCTGATCAGCGGTGCGGCGCGCGGGCAGGGCGAGCAGGAGGCGCGGCTCTTCGCCGCGGAGGGCGCACGGGTGGTGATCGCCGATGTGCTGGACGAGCAGGGCGAGGCGCTGGCCAAGGAGCTGGGGGAGGACGTCGCCCGGTTCGTCCATCTGGATGTGAGCCGGGAGGAGGGCTGGCGGGCCGCCGTCGCCGCCGCGAAGGACGCCTTCGGCAGGATCGACGGGCTGGTCAACAACGCGGGGATTCTCCGGTTCAACGAGTTGGTGACCACGCCGCTGGAGGAGTTCCAGCAGGTGGTGCAGGTCAACCAGGTGGGCGCGTTTCTCGGGATCAAGAACGTCGCGCCCGAGATCGAGGCCGCGGGCGGCGGGACCATCGTCAACACCGCCTCGTACACGGGGCTCACGGGTATGGCCTTCGTGGGCGCGTACGCCGCCGCCAAGCACGCGGTGCTCGGTCTGACCAAGGTGGCGGCGGTGGAGCTGGCGGCAAAGGGGATACGGGTCAACGCCGTCTGCCCCGGGGCCGTGGATACCGCGATGACCAACCCGGCCGCGCTGGACCCGGCCGCGGACCCGGAGGAGTCCAGGGCCGCGGTGGCCCAGCTGTACAAGAAGCTCGTACCGCTGGGGCGGATCGGGCAGCCGGAGGAGGTGGCGGCCCTGGCGCTCTTCCTGACCTCGGACGACTCCTCGTACATCACCGGGCAGCCGTTCGTCATCGACGGGGGATGGCTGGCGGGCGTCAGCCTGTTCTGA
- a CDS encoding LLM class F420-dependent oxidoreductase: MPISPTGPLSYGMQLPIQSQSTIYAEGWEAEATPADLAEITRTADRTGFAYLASCDHVAIPRRLAGVMGTVWYDPVATLAFLAGITERVLLMSHVAVVGLRHPLATAKQYATLDHLCGGRLILGVGAGHVPEEFRALGADFEGRGGVLDETIDALKAALGPEEYPEFAGERFSFAGLGQLPRPAQERVPVWVGGSSPAAVRRAAVRGDGWLPQGDPRDRLPAQIARLKELREAAGVGEPIVIGAITEPLYVGEPEWSVGRRTLTGKPEAVAESLRAYRAMGVHQIQVRFRSRSRSELTDQMTAFAAEVAPLLDR; this comes from the coding sequence ATGCCGATATCGCCCACCGGACCGCTGTCGTACGGGATGCAGCTGCCGATCCAGTCGCAGAGCACCATCTACGCGGAGGGGTGGGAGGCCGAGGCCACCCCCGCCGACCTCGCCGAGATCACCCGCACCGCCGATCGCACCGGCTTCGCCTACCTGGCGAGCTGTGACCATGTCGCGATCCCGCGGCGGCTCGCCGGGGTCATGGGCACGGTCTGGTACGACCCGGTCGCCACTCTTGCCTTTCTTGCGGGGATCACCGAGCGGGTCCTGCTGATGAGCCATGTCGCCGTCGTCGGCCTGCGGCACCCGCTGGCCACCGCCAAGCAGTACGCCACCCTCGACCACCTCTGCGGCGGCCGGCTGATCCTCGGGGTCGGGGCCGGGCACGTACCGGAGGAGTTCCGGGCGCTCGGGGCGGACTTCGAGGGGCGGGGCGGGGTCCTGGACGAGACCATCGACGCGCTGAAGGCGGCGCTCGGGCCCGAGGAGTACCCGGAGTTCGCGGGGGAGCGGTTCTCCTTCGCCGGGCTGGGGCAGCTGCCGCGTCCGGCCCAGGAACGGGTGCCGGTCTGGGTGGGCGGCTCCTCGCCCGCCGCCGTGCGCAGGGCCGCGGTGCGCGGGGACGGCTGGTTGCCGCAGGGCGATCCGCGGGACAGGCTGCCCGCCCAGATCGCCCGGCTGAAGGAGCTGCGCGAGGCGGCGGGCGTCGGGGAGCCGATCGTCATCGGAGCGATCACCGAGCCGTTGTACGTCGGTGAGCCGGAGTGGTCCGTGGGGAGGCGCACCCTCACCGGAAAGCCGGAGGCCGTCGCCGAGTCGCTGCGCGCGTACCGGGCCATGGGCGTCCACCAGATCCAGGTGCGGTTCCGCAGCCGGAGCCGCAGTGAACTGACCGACCAGATGACGGCGTTCGCCGCCGAGGTCGCACCCCTTCTCGACAGGTAG